One segment of Treponema pectinovorum DNA contains the following:
- a CDS encoding cation transporter, whose translation MQKKIYVVGMLDAETCAKVENAVKAVAGVNNCVANFDKAQVLVDFEGADEAAINSAISSLGIEVLN comes from the coding sequence ATGCAAAAAAAAATATACGTTGTTGGAATGCTGGATGCCGAAACTTGCGCAAAGGTTGAAAATGCCGTAAAAGCGGTTGCAGGAGTAAACAACTGTGTCGCAAATTTCGATAAAGCACAGGTTCTCGTTGATTTTGAAGGAGCAGATGAAGCTGCTATCAATTCCGCAATTTCTTCTCTAGGCATAGAAGTATTAAATTAA
- a CDS encoding D-2-hydroxyacid dehydrogenase, producing the protein MKAMIKLTILDGFAANPGDLSWEPFKKFAELTIYDRTPPELTVERIADSDAIFLNKVAITEEILKDCPKLKYIGVLATGYNVVDLEAAKKRGIIVTNIPSYSTDSVAQHVFSLILNFTNQVEQHSISVQNGDWINSKDFCYWLSPLTELKGKTLGIFGFGSIGQKVAKIAHAFDMNVLINVHSKKSFTGNEKSVSVDELFAQSDFLTLHAPMTAETKEIVNEKTLSLMKKTAFIINTARGGLVNESDIKKALDEQKIAGYASDVLLKEPMTKDCPLFKAKNCVLTPHIAWAPREARQRLFNIALENLEAFISGKPINVVN; encoded by the coding sequence ATTAAGGCTATGATAAAACTGACTATACTTGACGGTTTTGCTGCAAATCCAGGCGATTTAAGCTGGGAACCGTTTAAAAAATTTGCAGAATTGACCATTTACGACAGAACCCCGCCAGAACTTACAGTAGAGCGCATTGCAGATTCAGATGCGATTTTTTTGAACAAAGTTGCAATCACAGAAGAAATCCTAAAAGATTGTCCTAAATTAAAATATATCGGTGTTCTTGCAACAGGTTATAATGTTGTTGACCTTGAAGCTGCAAAAAAACGAGGAATAATCGTTACAAATATTCCTTCATATTCAACTGACAGCGTAGCTCAACACGTATTTTCACTTATCCTGAATTTTACAAATCAAGTAGAGCAACATTCAATTTCAGTACAAAACGGTGATTGGATAAACAGCAAGGATTTTTGCTACTGGCTTTCTCCGCTTACAGAACTTAAAGGCAAGACTTTGGGAATTTTCGGTTTTGGTTCAATAGGACAAAAAGTTGCAAAGATAGCCCACGCCTTTGATATGAATGTTTTAATAAACGTACATTCAAAAAAATCTTTTACAGGCAACGAAAAATCCGTTAGTGTAGACGAACTCTTTGCTCAGAGCGATTTTTTAACTTTGCATGCTCCAATGACAGCTGAGACAAAAGAAATTGTAAACGAAAAAACGCTTTCGCTTATGAAAAAAACTGCATTCATCATAAACACCGCTCGTGGCGGACTTGTAAACGAAAGCGACATAAAAAAAGCACTCGATGAACAAAAAATTGCAGGTTACGCTTCCGATGTTCTTCTAAAAGAGCCTATGACAAAGGACTGTCCTCTTTTTAAGGCAAAAAACTGTGTTTTAACTCCACATATCGCTTGGGCACCGAGAGAAGCACGACAGCGTCTTTTTAATATCGCTCTTGAAAATTTAGAAGCGTTCATATCTGGAAAGCCGATAAATGTTGTCAATTAA